The DNA window tttttttattatcgaGTTATTGGTTTTTTAGTGGTTTGAAGTTTTTTCTTAACAGATTAATCGATACATATTTATATCATTCTGTATATAAAGTACTTGACTTAGAGCTTAGTTTCATCCTTTAATTTCTAGTTGTCTCAAACTCTCAGTTATTCTAGAATGTGTCAGTGTTTGCTTTTGCAGTTTTGCTCAAGATGCAATCTATCAACTTATGTGCATGGTTCATTTGGCCTGTCATCTTGTTTCTAAGTGACTTTTAATgctaatttttcaaatattaacggTTGAACCAATAACCGGACTGATAGTGATTGAAATCAATATTTTAATGGTTCTATAACGGTTTTAACATGTTTACAAATCAATAACTCATAAGTTAAActgataaacttcaaaatcgaaccgaactgATTGATATGCAATTCTATTTATAATGGTTAAAACGTTGTCTAgattcagaatttaaaattaataggTTAAAAAAGTGTGGGATTAGATTTAAACCTTCCTTGCTTAGGGTGATTTTGGAGTGGTAAGGGAATAAAGGCATTGATTGGCATCCTTCTAGATTGAGCTTAGCGCGGTAAATGCGGTTTGACTTTAGCACTACCAAATTAAACGAATTCCTAATTCCTTTAACGTAATACTACAAAATATCGAATCAAATACCTACAAACTTTAAACAGGAAgtcaatatatacaaaataagttaaaagaAAGACGGTTTgaaaatattcttgaatttgacagAGATTATTCGTTTTTTACTCTTCCAAAACATTTCGCTATATTCACTTCTACTAGCTAGTACATAGTAATACTAACGAACGAACACAATCCTCTCTTTTTATGCAACCTTATctcaaacttttaaaatcacTACCTCTCAAACCAATTAAAAAGGACTTTCATGGCCAGGACACTTTCTATGTACTTATATATAGTCCCTTAGCTAATTAAAACATCGATCCATAACAATATTCAAGTCTTGAGAATGGAACAAGTATCAATGGAGATGAAGAAAGGACCTTGGAGTCTTGATGAAGACTCTAAACTCATCCATTCCATCTCCCTATTTGGACAAGGACGCTGGAATTCACTCGCTCACGTTGTTGGTATTATGTCGTGCTAAGAGATCACACATTTATTTACTcaatcatattatatatttcaTCAATACGTCTTTCATGTGTTGATATgcctcttcattttctttttaatttgatcATCATGAGCCTGCTGATGCCATATCATAGTGTAGGTGATTGATCATCTcatctaatttaatttaaacatatattatCATTTCCTACATATTGCATGCAAATGAAGTATGTATATCATTTTGTTTctttcatcaaaaaataattacgtATATATATCAATATAGGGTTGAAGCGTAGCGGTAAGAGTTGTAGACTAAGATGGCTGAATTATTTGCAGCCAAATTTACGACGAGGAAAAATAACTCCTCAAGAGCAGTTCCTTATTCTACTCCTTCATTTTCGCTTCGGAAATAGGTAagtaaactatatatataatatgtcgagacaaatgaaataattatattttataaaagtttgaagtcatatataaataacaattattttgttttttttttttaacaaaaaaagaaagaaataaatagTCAAAGATATGGTCAATGGTTTTTCAACCATGGTAGGTATATGATGAGCATCACAATATGCGTATggttacatatatttttgtaaaagttgaactcataaaataataattattttgttttttttaacaaaataaacagATGGTCAAAGATAGCAGAAAATTTGCCTGGGAGAAGCGATAATGATGTTAAGAATTACTGGAGAACTAAAGTGCAAAAGCATGCAAAAGAGCTTCATTGCGAAATCAATAGCCAACAATTTCGACACTTCCTTCTCTATCAATGGATGCCTTCTCTGCTGGCTCAACAAATACCGACTTCTTCTTCTGAATTAATCGTGACGGAGAATTATTCTCCTAACAATATCAATACTTGTCCAAACGTTAATGTCATCTCATCATCAACGGATTCATTCGTAACAGAAGATGATAGTAATATTTGGAACAACTTGTCTAGTTTTGAAGATGGAATTAATATTTCTCATGATTTTTCAACACCTTCAGACATGACACTTTATAATTATTCATCTCATGATGAGGATGATCAGTACTACTGTCACAATTATTGGGCAAGTGCAGAAATGCTAAGTTTGGATGAAATGGACCTTTGGCTCTAATTACGAGTACATGTGAACTCAATAATCCTGTATATATATAAGAActtacaaaaaaatttataattattcaattgGTGAACCCAATTagataattattattgtaatatttacttgaaat is part of the Solanum stenotomum isolate F172 chromosome 8, ASM1918654v1, whole genome shotgun sequence genome and encodes:
- the LOC125872463 gene encoding transcription factor MYB108-like; translated protein: MEQVSMEMKKGPWSLDEDSKLIHSISLFGQGRWNSLAHVVGLKRSGKSCRLRWLNYLQPNLRRGKITPQEQFLILLLHFRFGNRWSKIAENLPGRSDNDVKNYWRTKVQKHAKELHCEINSQQFRHFLLYQWMPSLLAQQIPTSSSELIVTENYSPNNINTCPNVNVISSSTDSFVTEDDSNIWNNLSSFEDGINISHDFSTPSDMTLYNYSSHDEDDQYYCHNYWASAEMLSLDEMDLWL